Proteins encoded in a region of the Streptomyces sp. PCS3-D2 genome:
- a CDS encoding elongation factor G-like protein EF-G2, with protein sequence MGATSHQAGAAGRALTADRPSSLRNVVLVGHSGSGKTTLVEALALTAGAVNRAGRVEDGATVSDYDEMEHRRQRSIQLSLVPVEWDGIKINILDTPGYADFVGELRAGLRAADAALFVVSASDGIDGATRMVWDECEAVGMPRAIVVTHLEAARSDYTQMTTVCGEIFGADDPDAVIPLYLPLHGPAGPDGHAPVTGLLGLLSQRVYEYASGERVERAPDPDERELITEARARLIEAIIAESEDETLMDRYLGGEDIDLKTLVDDLERAVARGTFHPVLMAAPAADGARQGLGTVELLELITGGFPTPLERPAVTVTRPDGSARPDAVCDPDGPLVAEVVKTSSDPYVGRVSLVRVFSGTLTPEETVHVSGHGQADRNQEDPALHEADERIGTLTAPFGKQQRALGRCIAGDLACVARLSRAETGDTLSAKDDPLLMAPWTMPDPLLPLAIEAHSKADEDKLSQGLARLVAEDPTMRLEQNPHTHQVVLWSLGEAHQDVALERLRTRYGVQVDPVPHRVSLRETFSGKAAGRGRHVKQSGGHGQFAICEIEVEPLPPGSGIEFVDKVVGGAVPRQFIPSVEKGVRSQAARGVAAGYPLVDVRITLLDGKAHSVDSSDAAFQTAGALALREAAAEARIDLLEPVAELDVLIPDEYVGPVMSDLAGRRGRVVGTDQAGSGRTRVRAEIPEIEIGRYAVELRSVSHGTGRFARAYARHEPMPPQIAEKVREQAGKGT encoded by the coding sequence ATGGGAGCCACATCACACCAAGCCGGAGCCGCCGGCAGGGCACTGACGGCCGACCGTCCCTCTTCCCTACGGAACGTCGTGCTGGTCGGCCACAGCGGATCCGGCAAGACCACGCTGGTCGAGGCACTCGCCCTGACCGCAGGAGCGGTCAACCGGGCCGGTCGGGTCGAGGACGGCGCCACCGTCTCCGACTACGACGAGATGGAACACCGGCGCCAGCGGTCCATCCAGCTCTCCCTCGTCCCCGTCGAATGGGACGGGATCAAGATCAACATCTTGGACACCCCCGGATACGCCGACTTCGTCGGGGAGCTCAGGGCCGGTCTGCGCGCCGCGGACGCGGCCCTTTTCGTGGTTTCGGCCTCGGACGGGATCGACGGCGCCACCCGCATGGTCTGGGACGAGTGCGAGGCCGTCGGCATGCCCCGCGCCATCGTCGTGACCCACCTGGAGGCCGCGCGCTCGGACTACACGCAGATGACCACCGTGTGCGGCGAGATCTTCGGCGCGGACGACCCGGACGCGGTCATCCCCCTCTACCTCCCCCTGCACGGCCCCGCCGGCCCGGACGGGCACGCGCCGGTCACCGGACTGCTCGGCCTGCTCTCGCAGCGCGTGTACGAGTACGCCTCCGGCGAGCGGGTGGAGCGTGCCCCGGACCCGGACGAGCGGGAGCTCATCACCGAGGCCCGCGCACGCCTGATCGAGGCGATCATCGCCGAGAGCGAGGACGAGACCCTCATGGACCGCTACCTCGGCGGCGAGGACATCGACCTCAAGACGCTCGTCGACGACCTGGAGCGGGCCGTCGCGCGCGGCACCTTCCACCCCGTCCTGATGGCCGCTCCGGCGGCCGACGGCGCCCGTCAGGGGCTCGGCACGGTGGAACTCCTCGAACTGATCACGGGCGGCTTCCCGACCCCGCTGGAGCGCCCCGCCGTCACGGTCACCCGCCCCGACGGCTCCGCCCGCCCCGACGCCGTCTGCGACCCCGACGGGCCGTTGGTCGCCGAGGTCGTCAAGACCTCCTCCGACCCCTACGTCGGCCGCGTCTCCCTCGTACGCGTCTTCTCCGGCACCCTGACCCCCGAGGAGACCGTCCACGTCAGCGGGCACGGCCAGGCCGACCGGAACCAGGAGGACCCTGCGCTCCACGAGGCCGACGAACGGATCGGAACCCTCACCGCCCCCTTCGGCAAACAGCAGCGCGCCCTCGGCAGGTGCATCGCCGGAGACCTGGCCTGCGTGGCCAGGCTCAGTCGCGCGGAGACCGGCGACACCCTCTCCGCCAAGGACGATCCGCTCCTGATGGCCCCCTGGACCATGCCCGACCCGCTGCTTCCCCTCGCCATCGAGGCCCACAGCAAGGCCGACGAGGACAAGCTCTCGCAGGGACTGGCCCGGCTCGTCGCCGAGGACCCCACCATGCGGCTGGAACAGAACCCGCACACCCACCAGGTCGTCCTGTGGAGCCTCGGCGAGGCCCACCAGGACGTGGCCCTGGAGCGGCTGCGCACCCGCTACGGCGTCCAGGTCGATCCCGTCCCGCACCGGGTGAGCCTGCGCGAGACCTTCAGCGGGAAGGCGGCCGGTCGCGGCCGGCACGTCAAACAGTCGGGCGGCCACGGCCAGTTCGCGATCTGCGAGATCGAGGTCGAGCCGCTCCCGCCCGGCAGCGGCATCGAGTTCGTCGACAAGGTCGTCGGCGGGGCGGTACCCCGCCAGTTCATCCCGTCCGTGGAGAAGGGCGTGCGCAGCCAGGCCGCCCGCGGGGTCGCGGCCGGATACCCGCTGGTCGATGTGCGGATCACCCTCCTCGACGGCAAGGCGCACTCGGTGGACTCCTCGGACGCCGCCTTCCAGACCGCCGGCGCACTCGCCCTGCGTGAGGCCGCGGCGGAGGCCCGGATCGACCTGCTCGAACCGGTCGCCGAGCTCGACGTCCTGATCCCCGACGAGTACGTCGGACCCGTCATGAGCGATCTCGCGGGCCGCCGGGGCCGTGTCGTCGGCACCGACCAGGCCGGTTCCGGCCGTACCCGGGTCCGCGCCGAGATCCCGGAGATAGAGATCGGCCGGTACGCCGTCGAACTGCGCTCCGTCTCGCACGGCACCGGCCGCTTCGCCCGCGCCTACGCCCGGCACGAACCCATGCCGCCACAGATCGCCGAGAAGGTGCGCGAACAGGCCGGGAAGGGAACGTAG
- the pgsA gene encoding phosphatidylinositol phosphate synthase, whose amino-acid sequence MLNKYARAFFTRVLTPFAAFLLRRGVSPDAVTLIGTAGVVAGALVFFPRGEFFWGTITITLFVFSDLVDGNMARQAGISSRWGAFLDSTLDRVADAAIFGGLALWYAGNGDDNALCAVAIFCLASGQVVSYTKARGESIGLPVAVNGLIERAERLVISLVAAGLSGLQAFGVPSWIGILLPIALWVVAFGSLVTLVQRVVTVRRESAEADAAAAPEGGTA is encoded by the coding sequence ATGCTGAACAAGTACGCGCGTGCATTCTTCACGCGTGTTCTCACGCCATTCGCCGCATTTCTGCTCCGGCGGGGGGTGAGCCCGGACGCGGTCACCCTGATCGGCACGGCCGGAGTGGTGGCGGGCGCGCTGGTCTTCTTCCCCCGCGGGGAGTTCTTCTGGGGCACCATCACCATCACCCTCTTCGTCTTCTCCGACCTCGTCGACGGGAACATGGCCCGCCAGGCCGGGATCTCCAGCCGCTGGGGCGCCTTCCTCGACTCCACCCTCGACCGGGTGGCAGACGCGGCGATCTTCGGCGGCCTCGCCCTCTGGTACGCCGGCAACGGTGACGACAACGCGCTGTGCGCGGTGGCGATCTTCTGCCTGGCCAGCGGCCAGGTGGTGTCGTACACCAAGGCGCGCGGCGAGTCGATCGGGCTGCCCGTGGCCGTCAACGGACTCATCGAGCGCGCCGAACGCCTGGTCATCTCGCTGGTCGCGGCCGGGCTGTCGGGTCTGCAGGCCTTCGGGGTGCCGTCCTGGATCGGGATCCTCCTGCCGATCGCCCTGTGGGTGGTTGCCTTCGGCTCGCTCGTCACGCTGGTCCAGCGCGTGGTCACCGTGCGCCGCGAGTCCGCCGAGGCCGACGCCGCGGCCGCCCCCGAAGGGGGTACCGCCTGA
- a CDS encoding phosphatidylinositol mannoside acyltransferase — MGAAQDKLVDGLYGLGWAGVKKLPEPAAVALGRRIADFAWKRRGTSVLRLESNLARVVPDAGPERLRELSQAGMRSYMRYWMESFRLPTMDPKRFSTDVEFKDEHILREALASGRGVVVALPHLANWDLAGAWAIGHLGVPFTTVAERLKPETLYDRFVAYRESLGMEVLPHSGGAAFGILARRLRSGGLVCLVADRDLSASGVEVDFFGATARMPAGPALLAQQTGAVLIPATLHYGDTPKMYGRIHPEVEVPKTGTRAEKTTVMTQAVADAFAWGIAEHPEDWHMLQRLWLDDLEERTP, encoded by the coding sequence ATGGGCGCGGCACAGGACAAGCTGGTCGACGGGCTCTACGGGCTCGGCTGGGCCGGGGTCAAGAAGCTGCCCGAGCCGGCCGCCGTGGCGCTGGGCCGGCGGATCGCGGACTTCGCGTGGAAGCGCCGCGGCACGAGCGTGCTGCGGCTGGAGTCCAACCTGGCCCGGGTGGTGCCCGACGCCGGGCCGGAGCGGCTGCGCGAGCTCTCCCAGGCCGGCATGCGTTCGTACATGCGGTACTGGATGGAATCCTTCCGGCTGCCCACGATGGACCCGAAGCGGTTCAGCACGGACGTGGAGTTCAAGGACGAGCACATCCTGCGCGAGGCCCTCGCCTCCGGGCGCGGGGTCGTCGTCGCCCTGCCGCACCTCGCCAACTGGGACCTCGCCGGCGCCTGGGCCATCGGCCACCTCGGGGTGCCGTTCACCACCGTCGCCGAACGGCTCAAACCCGAGACCCTCTACGACCGCTTCGTCGCCTACCGCGAGAGCCTGGGCATGGAGGTCCTGCCGCACAGCGGCGGCGCCGCCTTCGGCATCCTGGCGCGGCGGTTGCGTTCGGGCGGCCTGGTCTGCCTGGTCGCGGACCGCGACCTGTCGGCCTCCGGGGTCGAGGTGGACTTCTTCGGTGCGACGGCCCGCATGCCGGCCGGGCCGGCGCTGCTGGCCCAGCAGACCGGCGCGGTGCTGATCCCGGCCACCCTGCACTACGGCGACACGCCGAAGATGTACGGCCGGATCCACCCCGAGGTGGAGGTCCCGAAGACCGGGACCCGGGCGGAGAAGACCACCGTGATGACACAAGCGGTGGCGGACGCCTTCGCGTGGGGCATCGCCGAGCACCCGGAGGACTGGCACATGCTCCAGCGCCTCTGGCTGGACGACCTGGAGGAGCGCACGCCGTGA
- a CDS encoding glycosyltransferase family 4 protein, giving the protein MKIGIVCPYSWDVPGGVQFHIRDLAEHLIGLGHEVSVLAPADDETPLPPYVVSAGRAVPVPYNGSVARLNFGFLSAARVRRWLHDGTFDVIHIHEPASPSLGLLSCWAAQGPIVATFHTSNPRSRAMIAAYPILQPALEKISARIAVSEYARRTLVEHLGGDAVVIPNGVDVDFFAKAEPKAEWSGRTLGFIGRIDEPRKGLPVLMAAFPKIVEACPDVRLLVAGRGDEEEAVASLPPGLRSRVEFLGMVSDEDKARLLRSVDVYVAPNTGGESFGIILVEALSAGAAVLASDLDAFAQVLDQGGAGDLFANENADALAAGAIALLRDPERRARLSASGSAHVRRFDWSTVGADILAVYETVTDGAAAVGADEHVPLRTRLGFSRNAQES; this is encoded by the coding sequence GTGAAGATCGGCATCGTGTGCCCGTACTCGTGGGACGTGCCGGGCGGAGTCCAGTTCCACATCCGGGACCTGGCCGAGCACCTGATCGGCCTCGGCCACGAGGTCTCGGTGCTGGCCCCGGCCGACGACGAAACCCCGCTCCCGCCCTACGTGGTCTCGGCGGGCCGCGCCGTGCCCGTGCCGTACAACGGATCCGTGGCCCGGCTGAACTTCGGCTTCCTCTCCGCCGCCCGGGTCCGGCGCTGGCTGCACGACGGCACCTTCGACGTCATCCACATCCACGAGCCGGCCTCGCCGTCGCTGGGACTGCTGTCCTGCTGGGCGGCCCAGGGACCGATCGTGGCCACCTTCCACACCTCCAACCCGCGCTCTCGGGCGATGATCGCCGCGTACCCGATCCTGCAGCCTGCGCTGGAGAAGATCAGCGCGCGGATCGCGGTGAGCGAGTACGCGCGTCGCACCCTCGTGGAGCACCTGGGCGGGGACGCCGTGGTGATCCCCAACGGCGTCGACGTGGACTTCTTCGCGAAGGCCGAGCCGAAGGCGGAATGGAGCGGCCGGACACTCGGCTTCATCGGCCGCATCGACGAGCCGCGCAAGGGCCTGCCGGTGCTGATGGCGGCCTTCCCGAAGATCGTGGAGGCCTGCCCGGACGTGCGGCTGCTGGTCGCGGGCCGCGGTGACGAGGAGGAGGCGGTGGCCTCGCTGCCGCCGGGCCTGCGCTCGCGCGTCGAGTTCCTCGGGATGGTCTCGGACGAGGACAAGGCCAGGCTGCTGCGCAGCGTCGACGTGTACGTCGCCCCGAACACCGGCGGCGAGAGCTTCGGGATCATCCTGGTCGAGGCCCTGTCGGCGGGCGCCGCGGTGCTGGCGTCGGACCTGGACGCCTTTGCACAGGTCCTGGACCAGGGCGGGGCCGGCGACCTCTTCGCCAACGAGAACGCGGACGCCCTGGCGGCGGGAGCCATCGCCCTTCTGCGGGACCCGGAGCGCCGGGCGCGGCTCAGCGCCAGCGGCTCGGCGCACGTCCGCCGCTTCGACTGGTCGACGGTCGGGGCGGACATCCTGGCGGTCTACGAGACGGTGACGGACGGCGCGGCCGCGGTGGGCGCCGACGAGCACGTCCCGCTCCGCACCCGCCTCGGCTTCTCCCGGAACGCTCAGGAGTCCTGA
- a CDS encoding membrane protein has protein sequence MIETLVWIALALAVIGVYLSWTAGRLDRLHSRMDASRAALDAQLVRRASVVLEVATSGALDPASSLVLYEAAHAARQAEEDHREVAESELSQALRAVFADTDQVEVLKAAPGGAQATEELAAAVRRVPMARRFHNDAVRAARALRRHRKVRWFRLAGHAPFPLAFEMDDEPPADLADRPA, from the coding sequence GTGATCGAAACCCTTGTCTGGATCGCCCTGGCCCTCGCTGTCATCGGCGTCTACCTCAGCTGGACCGCCGGGCGGCTGGACCGGCTGCACTCGCGCATGGACGCCTCGCGGGCCGCGCTCGACGCGCAGCTCGTCCGGCGTGCCTCCGTGGTGCTTGAGGTGGCCACCTCCGGGGCGCTCGACCCGGCCTCCTCGCTGGTGCTGTACGAGGCCGCGCACGCCGCCCGGCAGGCCGAGGAGGACCACCGGGAGGTCGCCGAGAGCGAGCTCAGCCAGGCGCTGCGGGCGGTATTCGCCGACACCGACCAGGTCGAGGTGCTGAAGGCGGCTCCGGGCGGGGCGCAGGCGACCGAGGAGCTGGCGGCGGCCGTCCGTCGGGTGCCGATGGCCCGCAGGTTCCACAACGACGCCGTACGGGCCGCCCGCGCGCTGCGCCGCCACCGCAAGGTCCGCTGGTTCAGACTGGCCGGACACGCGCCGTTCCCGCTGGCCTTCGAGATGGACGACGAGCCCCCGGCGGACCTGGCGGACCGGCCCGCTTAG
- the pdxS gene encoding pyridoxal 5'-phosphate synthase lyase subunit PdxS, which yields MSTLPTSPQSAESAIGTSRVKRGMAEQLKGGVIMDVVNAEQAKIAEDAGAVAVMALERVPADIRKDGGVARMSDPNMIEEIIGAVSIPVMAKSRIGHFVEAQVLQSLGVDYIDESEVLTPADEVNHSDKWAFTTPFVCGATNLGEALRRIAEGAAMIRSKGEAGTGNVVEAVRHLRQIKNEIAKLRGFDNNELYAAAKELRAPYELVKEVAELGKLPVVLFSAGGVATPADAALMRQLGAEGVFVGSGIFKSGDPAKRAAAIVKATTFFDDPKVIADASRNLGEAMVGINCDTLPEAERYANRGW from the coding sequence GTGAGCACGCTTCCCACCTCCCCCCAGTCCGCCGAGTCGGCGATCGGCACCTCGCGCGTCAAGCGCGGCATGGCCGAGCAGCTGAAGGGCGGCGTGATCATGGACGTGGTCAACGCCGAGCAGGCGAAGATCGCCGAGGACGCCGGCGCCGTGGCCGTCATGGCTCTGGAGCGGGTCCCGGCCGACATCCGCAAGGACGGCGGCGTCGCGCGCATGTCCGACCCCAACATGATCGAGGAGATCATCGGGGCCGTGTCCATCCCCGTGATGGCCAAGTCCCGCATCGGCCACTTCGTCGAGGCCCAGGTCCTGCAGTCGCTCGGTGTCGACTACATCGACGAGTCCGAGGTCCTGACCCCGGCCGACGAGGTCAACCACTCCGACAAGTGGGCCTTCACCACCCCCTTCGTCTGCGGCGCCACCAACCTCGGCGAGGCCCTGCGCCGCATCGCCGAGGGTGCGGCCATGATCCGCTCGAAGGGCGAGGCCGGCACCGGCAACGTCGTCGAGGCCGTCCGCCACCTGCGCCAGATCAAGAACGAGATCGCCAAGCTGCGCGGCTTCGACAACAACGAGCTGTACGCCGCCGCCAAGGAGCTGCGCGCCCCGTACGAGCTCGTCAAGGAGGTCGCCGAGCTCGGCAAGCTCCCCGTCGTGCTGTTCTCCGCCGGTGGTGTCGCCACCCCGGCCGACGCCGCCCTGATGCGCCAGCTCGGCGCCGAGGGCGTCTTCGTCGGCTCCGGCATCTTCAAGTCCGGCGACCCGGCCAAGCGCGCCGCCGCCATCGTGAAGGCCACCACCTTCTTCGACGACCCGAAGGTCATCGCGGACGCCTCCCGCAACCTGGGCGAGGCCATGGTCGGCATCAACTGCGACACCCTCCCCGAGGCCGAGCGCTACGCCAACCGCGGCTGGTAG
- the pdxT gene encoding pyridoxal 5'-phosphate synthase glutaminase subunit PdxT, whose amino-acid sequence MTNTPVIGVLALQGDVREHLIALAAADAVARPVRRPEELAEVDALVIPGGESTTMSKLAVLFGMLEPLRERVAAGMPVYGTCAGMIMLADKLLDGRDDQETLGGIDMIVRRNAFGRQNESFEAQVDFAGIEGGPVEGVFIRAPWVESVGGAAEVLATYDGHTVAVRQGNVLATSFHPELTGDDRVHAYFVEMVRAGL is encoded by the coding sequence ATGACCAACACCCCCGTGATCGGTGTCCTGGCCCTCCAGGGCGACGTACGGGAGCACCTGATCGCCCTGGCCGCGGCGGACGCCGTGGCCAGGCCGGTCCGGCGCCCCGAGGAGCTCGCCGAGGTCGACGCCCTGGTGATCCCCGGCGGAGAGTCCACGACCATGTCGAAGCTCGCCGTGCTCTTCGGCATGCTGGAGCCGCTGCGCGAGCGCGTGGCCGCCGGCATGCCCGTGTACGGCACCTGCGCAGGCATGATCATGCTCGCCGACAAGCTCCTCGACGGCCGTGACGACCAGGAGACCCTGGGCGGCATCGACATGATCGTGCGCCGCAACGCCTTCGGCCGACAGAACGAGTCCTTCGAAGCGCAGGTCGACTTCGCGGGCATCGAGGGCGGACCCGTCGAGGGCGTCTTCATCCGCGCCCCGTGGGTCGAGTCCGTCGGCGGCGCCGCCGAGGTGCTCGCCACCTACGACGGCCACACGGTGGCCGTGCGCCAGGGCAACGTCCTGGCGACCTCGTTCCACCCCGAACTGACCGGCGACGACCGGGTCCACGCGTACTTCGTCGAGATGGTGCGCGCGGGGCTGTGA
- a CDS encoding YebC/PmpR family DNA-binding transcriptional regulator, protein MSGHSKWATTKHKKAVIDAKRGKLFAKLIKNIEVAARMGGADIDGNPTLFDAVQKAKKQSVPNKNIDSAVKRGGGLEAGGADYETIMYEGYGPNGVAVLIECLTDNRNRAASDVRVAMTRNGGSMADPGSVSYLFNRKGVIILPKAELTEDDVLGAVLEAGAEEVNDNGDTFEIISEATDLVAVRTALQDAGIDYDSADSSFVPTMQVELDEEGARKIFKLIDALEDSDDVQNVFANFDVSDEVMEKVDA, encoded by the coding sequence ATGTCCGGCCACTCTAAATGGGCTACGACGAAGCACAAGAAGGCCGTGATCGATGCCAAGCGCGGCAAGCTCTTCGCGAAGCTGATCAAGAACATCGAGGTCGCGGCGCGCATGGGCGGTGCCGACATCGACGGCAACCCGACGCTTTTCGACGCGGTCCAGAAGGCCAAGAAGCAGTCGGTCCCGAACAAGAACATCGACTCCGCGGTCAAGCGCGGCGGCGGCCTCGAGGCCGGCGGCGCCGACTACGAGACGATCATGTACGAGGGCTACGGTCCGAACGGTGTCGCGGTGCTCATCGAGTGCCTCACCGACAACCGCAACCGCGCCGCGTCCGACGTCCGTGTCGCCATGACCCGCAACGGCGGCTCGATGGCCGACCCGGGCTCGGTCTCGTACCTGTTCAACCGCAAGGGTGTCATCATCCTGCCCAAGGCCGAGCTCACCGAGGACGACGTCCTCGGCGCGGTGCTGGAGGCCGGTGCCGAAGAGGTCAACGACAACGGCGACACCTTCGAGATCATCAGTGAGGCCACCGACCTGGTCGCGGTCCGCACCGCGCTCCAGGACGCCGGCATCGACTACGACTCGGCCGACTCCAGCTTCGTCCCGACCATGCAGGTCGAGCTCGACGAAGAGGGCGCCCGCAAGATCTTCAAGCTGATCGACGCGCTTGAGGACAGCGACGACGTCCAGAACGTCTTCGCCAACTTCGACGTCTCCGACGAGGTCATGGAGAAGGTCGACGCGTAG
- the ruvC gene encoding crossover junction endodeoxyribonuclease RuvC — protein MRVLGVDPGLTRCGVGVVEGAAGRPLAMLGVGVVRTPADADLAHRLVAVEQGIEEWLDTHRPEVVAVERVFSQHNVSTVMGTAQASAVAMLCAARRGIPVALHTPSEVKAAVTGSGRADKAQVGAMVTRLLRLSGPPRPADAADALALAVCHIWRAPAVNRLQQAVAQHAQHAPKGRTR, from the coding sequence GTGCGGGTACTGGGCGTGGACCCGGGGCTGACACGATGCGGGGTCGGCGTGGTCGAAGGCGCCGCCGGTCGCCCCCTCGCCATGCTCGGCGTGGGGGTGGTGCGGACGCCCGCCGACGCCGATCTGGCCCACCGGCTCGTCGCCGTCGAGCAGGGCATCGAGGAATGGCTCGACACGCACCGGCCCGAAGTCGTCGCCGTGGAGCGGGTCTTCAGCCAGCACAACGTCAGCACCGTGATGGGCACCGCCCAGGCGAGCGCCGTCGCGATGCTCTGCGCCGCCCGCCGCGGGATACCGGTCGCCCTGCACACCCCCAGCGAGGTCAAGGCCGCCGTCACCGGCAGCGGCCGGGCCGACAAGGCCCAGGTCGGCGCGATGGTCACCCGCTTGCTGCGGCTGTCCGGACCGCCCCGGCCCGCCGATGCGGCCGACGCCCTGGCGCTGGCCGTCTGCCACATCTGGCGGGCCCCTGCCGTCAACCGTCTCCAGCAGGCGGTCGCCCAGCACGCCCAGCACGCCCCGAAAGGCCGTACCCGATGA
- the ruvA gene encoding Holliday junction branch migration protein RuvA: MIAFVNGVVAALTPALAVIEVGGVGMAVHCTPNTIAGLRVGEQARLATSLVVREDSLTLYGFADDDERQVFELLQTASGVGPRVAQAMLGVHTPDALRAAFASGDAKALTAVPGIGPKGAQKLLLELKGKLGAPAPVVGAQRAVASAPAPWTEQLTAALIGLGYASREAEEAVVIVTPQAEAAIASGGSAPVPQLLRAALQSLNRAR, translated from the coding sequence ATGATCGCCTTCGTCAACGGCGTGGTCGCCGCGCTCACCCCCGCCCTCGCCGTGATCGAGGTCGGGGGAGTGGGCATGGCCGTGCACTGCACGCCGAACACCATCGCCGGCCTGCGCGTGGGGGAGCAGGCCCGGCTGGCGACCTCCCTGGTCGTCCGGGAGGACTCGCTGACCCTGTACGGCTTCGCCGACGACGACGAGCGCCAGGTCTTCGAGCTCCTGCAGACCGCGAGCGGCGTCGGACCACGCGTGGCGCAGGCCATGCTCGGCGTGCACACCCCCGACGCCCTGCGGGCGGCCTTCGCCTCGGGCGACGCCAAGGCGCTGACGGCGGTGCCGGGCATCGGGCCGAAGGGCGCGCAGAAGCTGCTGCTCGAACTCAAGGGCAAGCTGGGCGCACCCGCCCCGGTCGTGGGCGCCCAGCGGGCGGTCGCATCGGCGCCCGCACCCTGGACCGAGCAGCTCACGGCCGCTCTGATCGGCCTCGGCTACGCCTCACGGGAGGCGGAGGAGGCCGTGGTGATCGTGACCCCGCAGGCGGAGGCCGCCATCGCCTCCGGCGGCTCGGCCCCCGTGCCCCAGTTGCTGCGGGCGGCCCTCCAGTCCCTGAACCGCGCCCGCTGA
- the ruvB gene encoding Holliday junction branch migration DNA helicase RuvB: MNWDDESDDRIVAAAADGEDTAVEAALRPKDLGEFVGQEKVRQQLDLVLKAAKQRGATADHVLLSGAPGLGKTTLSMIIAAEMGAPIRITSGPAIQHAGDLAAILSSLQEGEVLFLDEIHRMSRPAEEMLYMAMEDFRVDVIVGKGPGATAIPLELPPFTLVGATTRAGLLPPPLRDRFGFTGHMEFYAPEELERVVHRSARLLDVEIDTAGAAEIAGRSRGTPRIANRLLRRVRDYAQVRADGAINREVAASALQVYEVDARGLDRLDRAVLEALLKLFGGGPVGLSTLAVAVGEERETVEEVAEPFLVREGLLARTPRGRVATPAAWAHLGLVAPQHGGSGSTGQQGLFGP, translated from the coding sequence GTGAACTGGGATGACGAGAGCGACGACCGGATCGTGGCCGCCGCGGCGGATGGTGAGGACACCGCGGTCGAGGCGGCCCTGCGCCCCAAGGACCTGGGGGAGTTCGTCGGCCAGGAGAAGGTCCGCCAGCAGCTGGACCTGGTCCTGAAGGCGGCCAAGCAGCGCGGGGCCACGGCGGACCACGTCCTGCTGTCGGGCGCCCCCGGACTCGGCAAGACCACCCTGTCCATGATCATCGCAGCCGAGATGGGGGCACCCATTCGGATCACCTCCGGCCCCGCCATCCAGCACGCCGGGGACCTCGCCGCGATCCTGTCCTCCCTCCAGGAGGGCGAAGTCCTCTTCCTCGACGAGATCCACCGCATGTCCCGGCCCGCCGAGGAGATGCTCTACATGGCCATGGAGGACTTCCGCGTCGACGTGATCGTCGGCAAGGGGCCCGGGGCCACCGCGATCCCGCTGGAGCTGCCGCCCTTCACCCTGGTCGGCGCCACGACCCGGGCCGGACTGCTGCCTCCGCCGCTGCGCGACCGCTTCGGCTTCACCGGCCACATGGAGTTCTACGCCCCCGAGGAACTGGAGCGCGTCGTCCACCGCTCCGCCCGCCTCCTCGACGTGGAGATCGACACCGCCGGTGCGGCGGAGATCGCCGGACGCTCGCGGGGCACCCCGCGCATCGCCAACCGCCTGCTGCGCCGGGTGCGCGACTACGCCCAGGTCCGGGCGGACGGGGCGATCAACCGGGAGGTCGCCGCCAGCGCCCTGCAGGTGTACGAGGTGGACGCCCGCGGTCTCGACCGGCTGGACCGGGCCGTTCTGGAGGCGCTCCTGAAACTGTTCGGGGGTGGGCCCGTGGGGCTGTCCACCCTCGCCGTGGCGGTGGGGGAGGAGCGGGAGACCGTCGAGGAGGTCGCGGAACCCTTCCTGGTCCGTGAGGGACTGCTCGCGCGCACCCCCAGGGGCCGGGTCGCGACCCCCGCCGCCTGGGCTCACCTGGGCCTTGTCGCACCGCAGCACGGCGGAAGCGGATCAACGGGGCAACAGGGCCTGTTCGGGCCATGA
- the yajC gene encoding preprotein translocase subunit YajC, whose amino-acid sequence MNLVTLLPFIVLIGAMFLMTRSAKKKQQQAAQMRDQMTPGTGVRTIGGMYATVKEIGDDTVTLEVAPGVHAIYAKNAIGAVLEDAEYNRIVHGIDDVTTDTPAVPDDVSSLTKDEDGSPKLDLGKKDEPKGDDKPGDGEAGAK is encoded by the coding sequence GTGAATCTCGTGACACTCCTCCCGTTCATCGTGCTCATCGGGGCGATGTTCCTGATGACCCGCTCCGCGAAGAAGAAGCAGCAGCAGGCCGCGCAGATGCGCGACCAGATGACGCCCGGCACCGGGGTCCGCACCATCGGCGGCATGTACGCCACGGTGAAGGAGATCGGTGACGACACGGTCACCCTTGAGGTGGCTCCCGGCGTCCACGCGATCTACGCGAAGAACGCCATCGGCGCCGTACTGGAGGACGCGGAGTACAACCGCATCGTTCACGGCATCGACGACGTGACGACCGACACGCCCGCCGTGCCGGACGACGTCTCGTCCCTCACCAAGGACGAGGACGGGTCGCCGAAGCTGGACCTGGGCAAGAAGGACGAGCCCAAGGGCGACGACAAGCCCGGGGACGGCGAGGCCGGCGCGAAGTAG